One genomic region from Streptomyces sp. NBC_01431 encodes:
- a CDS encoding TrmH family RNA methyltransferase, with amino-acid sequence MSSTEQSAPAESAPADDPIQYDEGFGPAEVGVGPHPLPWPEGGRYDPELLAHGDRRNVVDAYRYWTREAIVADLDTRRHDFHVAVENWGHDFNIGSVVRTANAFLAKEIHIVGRRRWNRRGAMVTDRYQHVRHHPDTESLTAWAAAEGVPIIGIDNLPGAVPLERTELPRRCVLLFGQEGPGLTEEAREHAQLVCSIAQFGSTRSINAGAAAAVAMHAWVQRHAVVPD; translated from the coding sequence GTGAGCAGCACCGAACAGTCGGCCCCGGCCGAGAGCGCCCCGGCAGACGATCCCATCCAGTACGACGAGGGCTTCGGCCCGGCCGAGGTCGGGGTGGGCCCGCATCCGCTGCCCTGGCCCGAGGGCGGGCGCTACGACCCGGAGCTGCTCGCGCACGGCGACCGGCGCAATGTCGTCGACGCCTACCGGTACTGGACGCGTGAGGCGATCGTCGCCGACCTCGACACCCGACGGCACGACTTCCATGTGGCCGTCGAGAACTGGGGCCACGACTTCAACATCGGTTCCGTGGTGCGTACCGCCAACGCGTTCCTCGCGAAGGAGATCCACATCGTCGGGCGGCGGCGTTGGAACCGGCGTGGGGCGATGGTCACGGACCGCTACCAGCACGTGCGCCACCACCCCGACACCGAGTCGCTGACCGCGTGGGCGGCGGCCGAGGGTGTGCCGATCATCGGCATCGACAACCTGCCCGGCGCGGTGCCGCTGGAGCGGACCGAGCTGCCGCGCCGGTGTGTGCTGCTGTTCGGGCAGGAGGGTCCCGGGCTTACCGAGGAGGCCCGCGAACACGCCCAACTGGTGTGCTCCATCGCGCAGTTCGGCTCCACGCGGTCGATTAACGCGGGTGCCGCGGCCGCCGTCGCGATGCACGCCTGGGTGCAGAGGCACGCCGTCGTCCCCGACTGA
- the paaB gene encoding 1,2-phenylacetyl-CoA epoxidase subunit PaaB: protein MSTHDWPLWEVFVRSRRGLSHTHAGSLHAPDAKMALRNARDLYTRRSEGVSIWVVPSTEITASSPDEKDAFFDPAADKPYRHPTFYEIPEGVKHL from the coding sequence ATGAGCACGCACGACTGGCCGCTCTGGGAGGTGTTCGTGCGCTCCCGCCGCGGGCTGTCCCACACCCACGCGGGAAGCCTGCACGCGCCGGACGCCAAGATGGCGCTGCGCAACGCCCGCGACCTCTATACCCGCAGGTCGGAGGGCGTCTCGATCTGGGTGGTCCCGTCCACCGAGATCACCGCGTCCTCGCCGGACGAGAAGGACGCGTTCTTCGACCCGGCCGCCGACAAGCCCTACCGCCATCCCACGTTCTACGAGATCCCGGAAGGGGTGAAGCACCTGTGA
- the paaC gene encoding 1,2-phenylacetyl-CoA epoxidase subunit PaaC, whose protein sequence is MTATVSSDAALALGDDALVLSHRLGEWAGHAPVLEEEVALANIALDLLGQARVLLSRVGDEDELAYLREERAFRNLQLVEQPGGDFAHTIARQLYFSTYQHLMYGELAAGEGEFADLAAKAVKEVAYHRDHAEQWTLRLGDGTEESHRRMQRACEALWRFTGEMFQPIPGLDLNWASLEASWEQSVTSILGRATLTVPEGPRSGAWTAGAGRQGLHTESFGRMLAEMQHLHRSHPGASW, encoded by the coding sequence GTGACGGCCACCGTCTCGTCGGACGCCGCCCTCGCCCTCGGCGACGACGCCCTGGTGCTCTCGCACCGGCTGGGGGAGTGGGCGGGGCACGCGCCCGTCCTCGAAGAGGAAGTCGCCCTGGCCAACATCGCCCTCGACCTGCTCGGGCAGGCCCGGGTGCTGCTCTCCCGCGTCGGCGACGAGGACGAGCTGGCCTACCTCCGCGAAGAACGGGCCTTCCGCAACCTCCAGCTGGTCGAGCAGCCGGGCGGCGACTTCGCCCACACCATCGCCCGCCAGCTGTACTTCTCGACGTACCAGCACCTGATGTACGGAGAACTGGCGGCAGGGGAAGGCGAGTTCGCCGACCTGGCGGCCAAGGCGGTCAAGGAGGTCGCCTACCACCGCGACCACGCCGAACAGTGGACCCTGAGGCTCGGCGACGGCACCGAGGAGAGCCACCGGCGGATGCAGCGGGCCTGTGAGGCGCTGTGGCGCTTCACAGGCGAGATGTTCCAGCCGATTCCCGGTCTCGACCTCAACTGGGCCAGTCTTGAAGCCAGTTGGGAACAGTCCGTGACCTCGATCCTCGGCCGCGCGACGCTGACCGTCCCCGAAGGCCCGCGCAGCGGAGCCTGGACGGCCGGCGCCGGACGGCAGGGACTGCACACCGAATCGTTCGGGCGGATGCTCGCCGAAATGCAGCACCTGCACCGCAGCCACCCGGGGGCGTCATGGTGA
- a CDS encoding DUF5819 family protein, whose protein sequence is MGADRGGMDSYKDETGAGGQADGAGFGQVKAGVAGADAPDGTGHGDRADEGHGDPAGGGHGAPDDGGAAVGIDPADDSPRGIAGLPRRFQVVAAVALACVGVIACVQIGMVFLHVAPSNTVSKQYGKAVDDWVYPEFEQNWKLFAPNPLQQNIAVQSRAEIRMPDGRTRTTDWIDLSAQDSAAIHHNPLPSHTEQNELRRGWDFFVGSHTDDNKPNGLRGELSEQYLRRIVMLRLGAQRDGGTIERIQVRSMTTAVKGPPWSDEKTDTRPAYRVVPWWTVTPADLPGGVGDARTEAKR, encoded by the coding sequence GTGGGTGCCGATCGGGGCGGGATGGATTCGTACAAGGACGAGACCGGAGCCGGGGGCCAGGCCGACGGAGCGGGGTTTGGGCAGGTCAAGGCCGGTGTGGCCGGAGCCGACGCCCCTGACGGCACCGGCCACGGCGACCGCGCCGACGAAGGCCACGGCGACCCGGCGGGCGGAGGCCACGGCGCCCCCGACGACGGGGGTGCGGCCGTGGGAATCGACCCCGCGGACGATTCGCCGCGCGGGATAGCCGGACTGCCCCGGCGGTTCCAGGTCGTCGCCGCCGTCGCGCTGGCATGCGTCGGCGTGATCGCCTGCGTCCAGATCGGCATGGTGTTCCTCCACGTCGCTCCGTCCAACACGGTCAGCAAGCAGTACGGCAAAGCCGTCGACGACTGGGTGTACCCGGAGTTCGAGCAGAACTGGAAGCTCTTCGCGCCCAATCCGCTCCAGCAGAACATCGCGGTGCAGTCGCGTGCCGAGATACGCATGCCCGACGGCCGGACCAGGACCACCGACTGGATCGACCTCTCGGCCCAGGACAGCGCCGCGATTCACCACAACCCGCTGCCCAGCCACACCGAGCAGAACGAACTGCGCCGCGGCTGGGACTTCTTCGTCGGTTCGCACACCGACGACAACAAGCCGAACGGCCTGCGCGGTGAGCTCTCCGAGCAGTACCTGCGCCGCATCGTGATGCTTCGCCTCGGCGCGCAGCGCGACGGCGGCACCATCGAGCGGATCCAGGTCAGGTCCATGACCACGGCCGTCAAGGGCCCCCCGTGGAGCGACGAGAAGACCGACACCCGGCCCGCCTACCGGGTCGTGCCGTGGTGGACGGTGACCCCGGCCGACCTGCCCGGTGGTGTCGGTGACGCACGTACGGAGGCCAAGCGGTGA
- the paaN gene encoding phenylacetic acid degradation protein PaaN, which produces MQLTEKHRPTLDGALEAIRTRAYWSPHPEHPKAYGETGAEDGKAAFDALLNRRFDLDQPGTDDWTGAEVSPYGIELGVQYPHPDFDVLLPAMRAGMGAWRAAGPETRALVCIEILARIGARTHEFAHAVMHTSGQAFMMAFQAGGPHAQDRGLEAVAYAYQEQTRTPEGSAAWSKPQGKREPLELAKTFTPAGRGIALLIGCNTFPTWNGYPGLFASLATGNPVLVKPHPRAVLPLAMTVKVAREVLAEAGFDPNLVALAADRPGEGIAKALAVRPEIKIIDYTGSSAFGDWLEANARQAQVYTEKAGVNTVVIDSTDNYKGMLANLSFSLSLYSGQMCTTPQNLLIPRDGITTDAGKKSYDEVVGDLAGAVGGLLGDDARANALLGALVNPDVKTRLEAAAGLGEVALPSREVTNPEFPDAVVRTPVIVKLDGAKPDAEAVYLSECFGPVSFTVAVDSTADAVELLRRTIRDKGAMTVGAYTTSPEVERAVEDVCLDESAQLSLNLTGGVYVNQTAAFSDFHGSGGNPAANAALCDSAFVANRFRVVEVRRQA; this is translated from the coding sequence ATGCAGCTGACCGAGAAGCACAGGCCCACTCTGGACGGGGCCCTCGAAGCGATCCGCACGCGTGCGTACTGGTCGCCGCACCCGGAGCACCCCAAGGCCTACGGGGAGACGGGCGCCGAGGACGGCAAAGCGGCCTTCGACGCGCTCCTGAACCGGCGCTTCGACCTCGACCAGCCGGGCACCGACGACTGGACGGGCGCCGAAGTCTCTCCGTACGGCATCGAGTTGGGCGTCCAGTACCCGCACCCCGACTTCGACGTGCTGCTGCCCGCGATGCGGGCCGGCATGGGCGCCTGGCGGGCCGCGGGTCCCGAGACGCGGGCCCTGGTCTGCATCGAGATCCTGGCCCGGATCGGCGCGCGGACCCACGAGTTCGCGCACGCGGTCATGCACACCAGCGGCCAGGCGTTCATGATGGCGTTCCAGGCGGGCGGGCCGCACGCCCAGGACCGCGGCCTGGAAGCCGTCGCCTACGCCTACCAGGAGCAGACGCGCACCCCTGAGGGCAGCGCCGCCTGGTCCAAGCCGCAGGGCAAGCGCGAGCCTTTGGAGCTCGCCAAGACGTTCACTCCGGCCGGCCGCGGCATCGCCCTGCTGATCGGCTGCAACACCTTCCCGACGTGGAACGGCTACCCGGGCCTGTTCGCCTCGCTGGCCACCGGGAACCCGGTCCTGGTCAAGCCGCACCCGCGCGCGGTCCTGCCGCTCGCGATGACCGTGAAGGTGGCGCGCGAGGTCCTGGCCGAGGCGGGCTTCGACCCCAACCTGGTCGCGCTGGCCGCCGACCGGCCCGGCGAAGGCATCGCCAAGGCCCTCGCCGTGCGCCCCGAAATCAAGATCATCGACTACACGGGCTCCTCCGCGTTCGGCGACTGGCTTGAGGCCAACGCCCGCCAGGCGCAGGTCTACACGGAGAAGGCCGGCGTCAACACGGTGGTCATCGACTCCACCGACAACTACAAGGGCATGCTCGCCAACCTGTCCTTCTCGCTGTCCCTGTACAGCGGCCAGATGTGCACCACCCCGCAGAACCTGCTGATCCCCCGCGACGGCATCACCACCGACGCGGGCAAGAAGTCGTACGACGAGGTGGTCGGCGACCTCGCGGGCGCGGTCGGCGGCCTCCTCGGCGACGACGCCCGCGCCAACGCGCTCCTGGGCGCCCTGGTCAACCCGGACGTGAAGACACGTCTGGAAGCGGCGGCCGGCCTCGGCGAAGTGGCCCTGCCCTCAAGGGAAGTGACCAACCCCGAGTTCCCGGACGCGGTGGTCCGCACCCCGGTGATCGTCAAGCTGGACGGCGCGAAGCCGGACGCCGAGGCGGTCTACCTGTCGGAGTGCTTCGGCCCGGTCTCCTTCACGGTCGCCGTCGACTCCACCGCGGACGCGGTCGAGCTGCTGCGCCGCACCATCCGCGACAAGGGCGCCATGACGGTGGGCGCGTACACCACCTCCCCGGAGGTGGAGCGTGCCGTGGAGGACGTCTGCCTGGACGAGTCGGCCCAGCTGTCGCTGAACCTGACGGGCGGGGTGTACGTCAACCAGACGGCCGCCTTCTCCGACTTCCACGGCTCGGGCGGCAACCCGGCGGCCAACGCGGCCCTGTGCGACAGCGCGTTCGTGGCCAACAGGTTCCGCGTGGTGGAGGTCCGCAGGCAGGCCTGA
- a CDS encoding HTTM domain-containing protein, with protein sequence MPSGPAAGTATPVETVAARAVRIASATALGPYQSAVVRIGFSATWLFFLLRELPNRRELYGPDGPWGWDLGSRLVAGNHAFTSLLWTDSTIWFEIVYALALVSSALLMLGWRTRTTSVVFMIGVLSLQNRSVFVGDGGDNVIHLMAIYLVFTRCAQVWSLDARRAARGAARDRIGPARDRIGPVLWAVCGLALLAGTWRTSAAGVSGGGEWWLWVVFWGMWAVQGLWWATGRFAAAESRALLDVLGNLVHNAAMVVIMAEVCLIYATAGWYKIQGSRWQDGTALFYPLKLDYFSPWPELSSLLGASGVIVMLLTYGTVMVQVAFPFTLFNRRVKNVLLVAMMLEHAGIAVLLGLPFFSLAMIAADAVFLPTSFLCRVGAVAGRAWRGVRLPEQRRERDGAAERPRTLVG encoded by the coding sequence GTGCCAAGCGGCCCCGCCGCGGGTACCGCCACCCCTGTCGAGACCGTTGCCGCGCGTGCCGTGCGCATCGCCTCGGCCACGGCTCTCGGCCCGTACCAGAGCGCGGTCGTGCGGATCGGGTTCTCCGCGACCTGGCTGTTCTTCCTGCTGCGCGAGCTGCCCAACCGCCGTGAGCTGTACGGCCCCGACGGCCCCTGGGGCTGGGATCTGGGCAGCAGGCTCGTCGCGGGCAACCACGCCTTTACCTCGCTGCTGTGGACCGACAGCACCATCTGGTTCGAGATCGTGTACGCGCTGGCGCTCGTGTCCAGCGCGCTCCTGATGCTCGGCTGGCGCACCCGCACCACATCCGTCGTCTTCATGATCGGTGTGCTCTCTCTGCAGAATCGCTCCGTCTTCGTCGGGGACGGCGGTGACAACGTCATCCACCTGATGGCGATCTATCTGGTCTTCACGCGGTGTGCCCAGGTCTGGTCGCTCGACGCGCGGCGCGCCGCGCGCGGGGCGGCCAGGGACCGGATCGGTCCGGCCCGGGACCGGATCGGTCCGGTGCTGTGGGCGGTATGCGGTCTCGCGCTGCTCGCCGGGACCTGGCGTACGTCGGCTGCGGGGGTGTCCGGCGGCGGTGAGTGGTGGCTGTGGGTCGTCTTCTGGGGCATGTGGGCCGTGCAGGGGCTGTGGTGGGCGACCGGGAGGTTCGCCGCCGCCGAGTCGCGCGCGCTGCTCGACGTCCTCGGCAACCTCGTTCACAACGCGGCCATGGTCGTGATCATGGCGGAGGTCTGCCTGATCTACGCCACCGCCGGCTGGTACAAGATCCAGGGCAGTCGCTGGCAGGACGGCACCGCGCTGTTCTACCCGCTGAAGCTGGACTACTTCTCGCCGTGGCCCGAACTCTCCTCCCTGCTGGGCGCGAGCGGGGTGATCGTGATGCTGCTCACTTATGGAACGGTCATGGTCCAGGTGGCGTTCCCGTTCACGCTCTTCAATCGGCGGGTCAAGAACGTGCTGCTCGTGGCGATGATGCTGGAGCACGCCGGGATCGCGGTCCTGCTCGGCCTGCCGTTCTTCTCGCTCGCGATGATCGCCGCGGACGCGGTGTTTCTGCCGACGTCCTTTCTGTGCCGGGTGGGTGCCGTCGCGGGCCGGGCCTGGCGGGGCGTGCGGCTGCCCGAGCAGCGCCGGGAACGGGACGGGGCGGCCGAGCGGCCCCGTACGCTCGTGGGGTGA
- a CDS encoding 3-hydroxyacyl-CoA dehydrogenase, with the protein MTETATSAIAPSRTVAVVGTGTMGQGIAQVALIAGHRVRLHDAAPGRAREAADAIAGRLGRLVDKGRLAVADREAALARLHPAEDLAELADAALVIEAVLEQLPVKQELFTALEGVVGEDCLLATNTSSLSVTAIAGALRHPGRFVGLHFFNPAPLLPLVEVVSGFATEEAAATRAYETAKAWGKTPVRCTDTPGFIVNRIARPFYAEAFAVYEERGADAATIDAVLRECGGFRMGPFELTDLIGQDVNEAVTRSVWESFFHSPKFTPSLAQRRLVESGLHGRKSGRGWYAYEASGALAQGDGRGEPHTAPPAEAPAAVTVVGDLGPARELVAMMTEAGIDVKTVNDGGPYIELPGDGQLVPADGKTSVEFADVVYFDLALDYRGATRIALSASEDTSERALAEAVGLFQKLGKEVSVIGDVPGMIVARTVAMLADFAADAVAKGVASAEDIDTAMRLGVNYPLGPVEWNRRLGPDWAYDLLSALHERCPTGRYAPSLALYRQAYATEGETGS; encoded by the coding sequence ATGACCGAAACCGCCACCTCAGCCATCGCGCCGAGCCGTACCGTCGCCGTCGTCGGCACCGGGACCATGGGCCAGGGCATCGCCCAGGTGGCCCTGATCGCCGGGCACCGCGTACGGCTCCACGACGCCGCGCCGGGCCGCGCGCGCGAGGCCGCCGACGCCATCGCCGGGCGCCTTGGGCGGCTGGTCGACAAGGGCCGCCTGGCCGTCGCGGACCGCGAGGCGGCGCTGGCCCGGCTGCACCCCGCCGAGGATCTCGCCGAGCTCGCCGACGCGGCGCTCGTCATCGAGGCGGTCCTGGAACAACTCCCCGTCAAGCAGGAGCTGTTCACCGCCCTGGAGGGCGTGGTCGGCGAGGACTGCCTGCTCGCCACCAACACCTCCTCGCTCTCCGTCACCGCGATCGCGGGCGCGCTCAGGCACCCCGGCCGCTTCGTCGGCCTGCACTTCTTCAACCCGGCGCCGCTGCTTCCGCTGGTCGAGGTCGTCAGTGGCTTCGCCACCGAGGAGGCGGCCGCGACCAGGGCGTACGAGACGGCGAAGGCCTGGGGCAAGACGCCGGTGCGCTGTACGGACACTCCGGGATTCATCGTCAACCGCATCGCCCGCCCCTTCTACGCCGAGGCCTTCGCGGTGTACGAGGAGCGCGGGGCGGACGCGGCCACCATCGACGCGGTGCTGCGCGAATGCGGCGGCTTCCGGATGGGCCCGTTCGAGCTGACCGACCTGATCGGGCAGGACGTCAACGAAGCGGTGACGCGCTCGGTGTGGGAATCCTTCTTCCACAGCCCCAAGTTCACGCCGTCGCTCGCCCAGCGCCGCCTGGTCGAGTCCGGGCTGCACGGGCGCAAGAGCGGACGCGGCTGGTACGCCTACGAAGCGTCCGGCGCGTTGGCGCAGGGTGACGGGCGCGGTGAGCCGCACACCGCGCCGCCCGCCGAGGCGCCGGCGGCCGTCACCGTCGTCGGAGACCTGGGCCCGGCCCGCGAACTGGTCGCGATGATGACCGAGGCCGGCATCGACGTGAAGACCGTCAACGACGGCGGTCCCTACATCGAGCTTCCGGGGGATGGACAGCTCGTCCCGGCCGACGGCAAGACGTCCGTCGAGTTCGCGGACGTCGTCTACTTCGATCTCGCCCTCGACTACCGGGGCGCCACCCGCATCGCGCTGTCGGCGAGCGAGGACACCTCCGAGCGCGCCCTGGCCGAGGCCGTCGGGCTGTTCCAGAAGCTCGGCAAGGAGGTCAGCGTCATCGGTGACGTGCCGGGAATGATCGTCGCCCGCACCGTCGCGATGCTGGCCGACTTCGCCGCCGACGCCGTCGCCAAGGGCGTCGCCTCTGCCGAGGACATCGACACCGCGATGCGGCTCGGCGTCAACTACCCGCTGGGGCCCGTCGAATGGAACCGGCGGCTCGGCCCGGACTGGGCGTACGACCTGCTCTCCGCACTGCATGAGCGCTGCCCCACCGGCCGCTACGCGCCCTCGCTCGCGCTGTACCGGCAGGCGTACGCCACCGAAGGGGAGACGGGCTCATGA
- a CDS encoding Lrp/AsnC family transcriptional regulator: MAAEQMANGGTRPAPPRPLDEIDHAILRILQTDGRASIRAVAERVHVSRANAYARINRLVEDNVIRGFTARVDHERAGQGAAAYITLKIVQNSWRTVREQLQELPGAAHIALVSGDFDVLLLVHTPDNRALRELVLTRIQSIPEVLSTRTLLVFEETDLDPV, encoded by the coding sequence ATGGCAGCTGAACAAATGGCCAACGGTGGCACCCGGCCCGCACCACCGCGCCCGCTGGACGAGATCGACCACGCGATCCTGCGCATCCTCCAGACGGACGGCAGGGCGTCGATCCGCGCCGTGGCCGAGCGGGTGCACGTCTCGCGCGCCAACGCGTACGCGCGCATCAACCGGCTCGTCGAGGACAACGTCATCCGCGGTTTCACCGCCCGCGTGGACCACGAGCGGGCGGGCCAGGGAGCGGCCGCGTACATCACGCTCAAGATCGTGCAGAACTCGTGGCGCACCGTGCGCGAGCAGCTCCAGGAGTTGCCCGGGGCGGCCCACATCGCCCTGGTGAGCGGCGACTTCGACGTTCTGCTCCTGGTGCACACCCCGGACAACAGGGCACTGCGCGAGCTCGTCCTGACCCGGATCCAGTCCATCCCCGAGGTCCTGTCGACGCGCACCCTGCTGGTGTTCGAGGAGACCGATCTGGACCCGGTGTGA
- the paaA gene encoding 1,2-phenylacetyl-CoA epoxidase subunit PaaA has protein sequence MTGVTATATAAAGTDESYQAAFDAAVAADERIEPRDWMPDEYRSSLVRQMAQHAHSEIIGMQPEANWITRAPSLRRKAILMAKVQDEAGHGLYLYSAAETLGTGREELLDKLHSGRQKYSSIFNYPTLTWADVGAIGWLVDGAAITNQVPLCRCSYGPYARAMVRICKEESFHQRQGYELLLTLSRGTPEQHAMAQDAVNRWWWPSLMMFGPPDDTSAHSAQSMAWKIKRHSNDELRQRFVDIAVGQAEALGLTLPDPELRWNEERGHHDFGEIDWTEFWEVLKGNGPCNEQRITQRRRAHEEGAWVREAAAAYATKQHTNGEATA, from the coding sequence ATGACCGGAGTGACCGCGACAGCCACGGCAGCCGCAGGGACGGACGAGTCCTACCAGGCGGCGTTCGACGCTGCCGTCGCCGCGGACGAGCGGATCGAGCCACGCGACTGGATGCCCGACGAATACCGCTCGTCCCTGGTCCGCCAGATGGCGCAGCACGCCCATTCCGAGATCATCGGCATGCAGCCGGAGGCCAACTGGATCACCAGGGCCCCGTCCCTGCGCCGCAAGGCGATCCTGATGGCGAAGGTCCAGGACGAGGCGGGCCACGGGCTGTACCTGTACAGCGCGGCGGAAACACTCGGCACCGGCCGTGAGGAACTGCTCGACAAACTGCACTCGGGCCGCCAGAAGTACTCCTCGATCTTCAACTACCCCACCCTGACCTGGGCCGACGTCGGCGCCATCGGCTGGCTGGTGGACGGCGCGGCGATCACCAACCAGGTCCCCCTGTGCCGCTGCTCCTACGGCCCGTACGCCCGCGCGATGGTCCGCATCTGCAAGGAGGAGTCCTTCCACCAGCGACAGGGGTACGAGCTGCTGCTCACCCTGTCCCGGGGGACGCCGGAGCAGCACGCCATGGCGCAGGACGCGGTGAACCGCTGGTGGTGGCCGTCACTGATGATGTTCGGCCCGCCCGACGACACCTCGGCGCACTCCGCGCAGTCGATGGCCTGGAAGATCAAGCGCCACTCCAACGACGAGCTGCGCCAGCGCTTCGTGGACATAGCGGTCGGCCAGGCCGAGGCGCTCGGCCTGACGCTGCCCGACCCGGAGCTGCGCTGGAACGAGGAGCGCGGCCACCACGACTTCGGCGAGATCGACTGGACGGAGTTCTGGGAGGTCCTCAAGGGCAACGGCCCCTGCAACGAGCAGCGGATCACCCAGCGGCGCCGCGCCCACGAAGAAGGCGCCTGGGTCCGCGAAGCGGCCGCCGCCTACGCCACGAAGCAGCACACGAACGGAGAGGCAACAGCATGA
- a CDS encoding TetR/AcrR family transcriptional regulator encodes MTTAKRDTYTPETLLTVAVRVFNERGYDGTSMEHLSKAAGISKSSIYHHVAGKEELLRRAVSRATDGLFGVLDEPGALRGRPIERVEYVTRRTVEVLMAELPYVTLLLRVRGNTKTERWAMERRREFDQRVADLLKAAVADGDLRSDLDIRLATRLLFGMVNSLVEWYRPQREGEADGDQVADTVVRMAFEGLRTGQ; translated from the coding sequence ATGACGACCGCCAAGCGGGACACCTACACGCCCGAGACGCTGCTCACGGTCGCCGTCAGGGTCTTCAACGAGCGCGGCTACGACGGCACGTCGATGGAGCACCTGTCCAAGGCGGCCGGGATCTCCAAGTCGTCGATCTACCACCACGTCGCCGGCAAGGAGGAACTGCTGCGGCGGGCCGTGAGCCGCGCCACCGACGGTCTCTTCGGCGTTCTGGACGAGCCGGGCGCGCTCCGCGGGCGACCGATCGAGCGGGTCGAGTACGTCACTCGCCGTACGGTCGAAGTCCTCATGGCGGAACTTCCCTACGTCACGCTGCTGCTGCGCGTCCGCGGCAACACCAAGACGGAGCGCTGGGCGATGGAGCGGCGCAGGGAGTTCGACCAGCGGGTCGCGGATCTGCTCAAGGCTGCCGTCGCCGACGGGGATCTCCGGTCCGACCTGGACATTCGGCTGGCGACCCGGCTGCTGTTCGGCATGGTCAACTCGCTGGTGGAGTGGTACCGGCCGCAACGTGAGGGGGAGGCGGACGGCGACCAGGTGGCCGACACGGTGGTCCGGATGGCGTTCGAGGGGTTGCGTACCGGCCAGTGA
- a CDS encoding alpha/beta hydrolase family protein, translating to MAASRTPAPVVSVCAAVLLAGLTLAGCSGAGGKNDAAAKSPDASAAVKKAEAGAPAPAPPAKGDDFGCLTPEQARAGSIVFTSAAGAPTGGFLTGSGNTGIVLAHQADGNVCQWKDKAVELGKAGFRVLAVNSTTGDETAEIEGAATALRTEGAWKLLLMGASKGGTAALQAAAGMPLKPDAVVALSAAEKYGSMDALAAAKTLKVPVLYMAGDQDGTFTAAARELSAASAGAPEDRLVSARGTAAHGVALLGASDNWDTVLAFLKKYCT from the coding sequence ATGGCTGCTTCGCGAACTCCTGCGCCCGTTGTGTCCGTCTGCGCCGCGGTACTGCTTGCGGGTCTGACGCTGGCCGGGTGCAGTGGTGCGGGCGGAAAAAACGATGCGGCGGCAAAGTCGCCGGATGCCTCGGCGGCCGTCAAGAAGGCCGAAGCGGGGGCCCCCGCTCCGGCGCCGCCCGCCAAGGGGGACGACTTCGGTTGTCTGACGCCCGAGCAGGCCAGGGCGGGCTCGATCGTCTTCACGAGTGCGGCAGGCGCGCCCACTGGCGGCTTTCTGACCGGTAGTGGCAATACCGGGATCGTTCTCGCCCATCAGGCGGATGGAAATGTCTGTCAGTGGAAGGACAAGGCCGTTGAGCTCGGCAAGGCGGGCTTCCGGGTGCTCGCGGTCAACAGCACGACCGGCGACGAGACCGCCGAGATCGAGGGCGCGGCCACCGCGCTGCGCACCGAGGGCGCCTGGAAGCTGCTCCTCATGGGCGCGTCCAAGGGCGGCACCGCCGCCCTCCAGGCGGCCGCCGGCATGCCCCTGAAACCGGACGCCGTGGTCGCGCTGTCAGCCGCCGAGAAGTACGGCTCGATGGACGCGCTCGCCGCCGCGAAGACGCTCAAGGTGCCGGTGCTCTACATGGCCGGTGACCAGGACGGCACGTTCACCGCGGCCGCAAGGGAGCTGAGCGCGGCCAGTGCCGGGGCCCCCGAGGACCGGCTCGTGTCCGCCAGGGGAACGGCCGCGCACGGAGTGGCCCTGCTCGGCGCCTCCGACAACTGGGACACCGTGCTCGCCTTCCTCAAGAAGTACTGCACCTGA